A section of the Ignavibacteriales bacterium genome encodes:
- the recR gene encoding recombination protein RecR: MINSSDSLEELIQELSKLPQIGRKTAQRLAMYIIKQPKSEVEKFANALVNTKRLIKFCNVCCNITEDERCRICSSDRRDRTTICIVEEPHDVYAIEKTNEYKGLYHVLHGRISPLEGIGPADIRIKELLHRMGGDGVPDVEEVILALNPNVEGETTVLYITKLLKPLGIRVTRIARGIPIGADLEFADEVTLAKAIEGRVNA, from the coding sequence ATGATAAACTCGTCTGACTCCCTTGAGGAACTGATACAGGAACTTTCAAAGCTCCCTCAGATCGGCAGAAAGACCGCACAGCGTCTGGCTATGTATATTATCAAACAGCCTAAAAGCGAAGTGGAAAAATTTGCCAATGCCCTCGTGAATACAAAAAGACTTATTAAGTTTTGCAATGTCTGCTGTAATATCACCGAGGATGAACGATGCCGTATATGCTCATCCGACCGCAGGGACAGGACGACGATATGTATTGTCGAGGAGCCTCATGATGTTTATGCGATAGAAAAGACCAACGAGTACAAAGGACTTTATCACGTCCTTCACGGCAGGATCTCTCCGCTTGAAGGTATCGGTCCGGCAGACATCCGCATCAAAGAACTTTTGCATAGAATGGGGGGAGACGGTGTGCCGGATGTGGAAGAGGTTATCCTTGCCCTCAATCCAAACGTAGAGGGCGAGACAACCGTGCTATACATTACCAAGCTCCTTAAACCCCTCGGCATCAGGGTAACCAGGATTGCCAGGGGTATTCCGATAGGAGCTGACCTTGAGTTTGCCGACGAAGTAACGCTTGCGAAAGCTATCGAAGGAAGAGTGAACGCTTAA
- a CDS encoding class I SAM-dependent methyltransferase, with protein sequence MWYKNWFSSKFYLKLYKHRNDEDARHLINLIQRTIPIKKDDKVLDIACGAGRHSLELARRGYRVTGLDLSEFLLKEARIACKKANEKPLHVSFVKKDMRHYNFKGRFDLAVNLFTSFGYFDNDEENFLVIKNASDSIRKKGWFVLDFLNKDYLINNIVHYNRTKIDDEILHQRRRIVDDFVIKNIRIVSAKKELKYKEQLKLYTFSELKRAFESFNLRIIKKYGDYFGNPYNLKESKRIILFAQKL encoded by the coding sequence ATGTGGTATAAAAATTGGTTCTCAAGTAAGTTCTATCTTAAACTATACAAACACCGCAACGATGAAGATGCGCGTCATCTCATCAATCTCATTCAAAGAACTATCCCCATAAAAAAAGACGACAAAGTGCTGGATATTGCCTGTGGAGCAGGGAGGCATTCGCTTGAACTTGCCCGCCGTGGCTACAGAGTGACCGGTCTCGACCTTTCAGAATTCCTGCTTAAAGAGGCGCGTATTGCTTGCAAAAAAGCTAATGAAAAACCTCTTCACGTCAGCTTTGTAAAAAAGGATATGAGACATTATAATTTTAAAGGCAGGTTCGATCTCGCTGTCAACCTTTTTACCAGCTTCGGCTATTTCGATAATGATGAAGAAAATTTTCTTGTCATAAAAAATGCTTCTGATTCGATCCGAAAGAAGGGTTGGTTCGTCCTCGATTTTCTTAATAAGGACTACCTCATAAATAATATTGTTCATTATAACCGGACGAAGATAGATGACGAGATACTGCACCAAAGAAGGCGCATAGTTGATGATTTTGTGATAAAAAATATCAGGATAGTGTCGGCTAAAAAAGAACTTAAATATAAAGAACAGCTTAAATTATACACTTTTTCTGAACTCAAAAGGGCGTTTGAAAGTTTTAATTTAAGGATAATCAAAAAATACGGTGATTATTTCGGAAATCCTTATAATTTAAAGGAATCGAAGAGGATAATACTTTTTGCTCAGAAACTATAA
- a CDS encoding L,D-transpeptidase family protein, translating to MVKMLLKNRIFYLGLMIFMIAGLRANAQNLASDTAPKTSDPKVGTQKFEVETESITEADESMETYLRDQFPIISDEAVSDIINSREYKVERQIEAIDTVRHDTIYHYKYFYEVGKNYLVDTAKIMWELNIPEFRSRIYQFYNGDTVLIDTWNNVVGKITDKTYAGHFEAYKLRNWPSWKDPDPKKAHLNATPPGPNNPLGLFVVHYDENSLRYFHGTNKNKLVYSEMRNLSHGCVRNDNDNIAKMKEFIIKRVVKTDDLSGWLDSKKSMIYMMNDPDKFPVEIYYKTFDINSDSFGPYIEFYKDIYNYESGKIDTRLNDPSMIILTSKENIIEEFKKEFNKGLTVEELSLVIDKLLPNKKYYEKYYFADLKEKYLKQ from the coding sequence ATGGTAAAAATGCTACTAAAAAACAGGATATTTTATTTGGGCTTAATGATATTTATGATCGCCGGGTTGCGCGCTAACGCGCAGAACCTTGCATCGGATACCGCACCAAAAACAAGCGACCCGAAGGTCGGTACGCAAAAATTCGAGGTAGAGACAGAGAGCATTACCGAAGCGGATGAAAGCATGGAGACGTATCTCCGCGACCAATTCCCGATAATATCGGACGAAGCGGTTTCCGACATAATAAACTCACGTGAATACAAAGTCGAAAGACAGATCGAAGCAATAGACACAGTAAGGCATGATACCATTTACCATTATAAATATTTCTATGAAGTAGGGAAAAATTACCTGGTGGATACGGCAAAGATAATGTGGGAGCTCAACATCCCGGAATTTCGTTCGAGGATCTACCAATTTTATAATGGCGATACGGTATTGATAGATACGTGGAATAACGTAGTTGGCAAAATAACCGACAAGACATACGCCGGTCATTTCGAGGCATATAAACTGAGGAATTGGCCCTCATGGAAAGATCCCGATCCAAAGAAAGCTCATTTGAACGCGACCCCCCCGGGACCGAACAACCCGCTGGGTCTATTCGTAGTTCACTACGATGAGAACTCACTGAGGTACTTTCACGGGACGAACAAGAACAAACTCGTATATAGCGAGATGAGAAACCTCTCTCACGGCTGTGTAAGGAATGACAACGACAACATCGCGAAGATGAAGGAGTTTATCATCAAGCGTGTCGTAAAAACCGACGACCTGAGCGGATGGCTGGACAGCAAAAAGTCCATGATATACATGATGAACGACCCAGATAAATTCCCGGTCGAGATATACTACAAGACCTTCGATATAAACTCCGATAGTTTTGGACCATACATAGAATTTTATAAAGATATCTATAACTACGAATCAGGAAAGATCGACACAAGGCTGAACGACCCATCAATGATAATACTCACTTCAAAAGAGAACATCATCGAGGAATTCAAAAAGGAATTCAATAAAGGTTTAACGGTCGAGGAGCTAAGCTTAGTTATAGACAAACTTTTGCCGAACAAGAAATACTACGAAAAGTATTATTTTGCAGATCTAAAGGAAAAGTATTTAAAGCAGTAA
- a CDS encoding purine-nucleoside phosphorylase translates to MSEQRKHAVSAAKHIKKMYPANFSPKTALITEENFKLGNDIKVKDSINYSDIPPLLETSWESGKGKMMFCKAGKADVLVLNGRYHYYDGISMEDIGHVIYILKELGIKKIVSIDETGHLHPRFDCGEIALVLDHINLMGSNPLIGENDDELGIRFPDMSNAYDEKLFNKIKAILVKGEVPFHESIYVGITGPASETDAEARFYRQILGDVLGYSLVPENITAVHAGIQFAGIGLITRNLVADVMLDDTRILEQKRRDRDKSLSKAQKILTKALKNILEAI, encoded by the coding sequence ATGAGCGAACAAAGAAAACACGCAGTCTCTGCGGCGAAACACATTAAGAAAATGTACCCGGCAAATTTCAGTCCAAAGACCGCGCTGATAACGGAAGAGAATTTCAAGTTGGGTAACGATATAAAAGTAAAGGACAGTATTAATTATTCGGATATTCCTCCGCTACTGGAAACAAGCTGGGAAAGCGGTAAGGGAAAGATGATGTTTTGCAAAGCAGGGAAAGCGGACGTATTGGTGCTGAACGGAAGGTACCATTACTATGACGGAATCTCGATGGAAGACATCGGGCACGTAATCTATATTTTGAAAGAGCTGGGAATAAAGAAGATAGTCTCGATAGATGAGACGGGACATCTGCATCCGAGATTCGACTGCGGTGAGATAGCGCTTGTGCTGGATCACATTAACCTCATGGGAAGCAATCCTCTTATCGGGGAGAATGATGATGAGCTCGGAATTCGTTTTCCGGACATGAGCAACGCTTACGATGAAAAGCTCTTTAATAAGATCAAAGCAATATTAGTAAAGGGTGAAGTACCATTTCACGAATCGATATATGTAGGTATAACAGGACCGGCAAGCGAGACTGATGCCGAGGCAAGATTTTACAGACAGATACTAGGTGATGTGCTAGGGTACTCTCTAGTTCCAGAAAATATAACGGCGGTGCATGCCGGAATACAATTCGCAGGAATAGGTTTAATTACAAGAAACCTCGTAGCAGATGTAATGCTGGATGATACGCGCATACTCGAACAAAAGCGACGGGACAGAGATAAAAGTCTGTCAAAAGCACAGAAAATTCTTACTAAAGCATTAAAAAACATACTTGAGGCTATATAG
- a CDS encoding purine-nucleoside phosphorylase, with translation MTESPPVQGHSPAPALGPEYALALAHIRAAVTDDYPVGIILGTGLGRLVDHIDIEHSIDYSSIPSFPVPTLEFHGGKLIFGKIANKNVVVMSGRFHHYEGYDHAKITFPVHVMKELGVKVLIVSNVSGSLNPSYRKSELMAITSHINLHLNTPLRGLPLPVNTVNENPYSQEMVNLLAKIALINNIELKRGTYVTVTGPNLETKAEYRMLRMIGGDVVGMSTVPEILIAGRLGMMVVGISIITDEGYPDTLKPAFLKEILEAAAIGEPKLTLLTLKFIEQLVL, from the coding sequence ATGACGGAATCACCTCCTGTACAAGGTCACTCCCCTGCTCCGGCACTCGGCCCTGAATACGCCCTTGCGCTTGCTCACATACGCGCCGCTGTAACCGATGATTACCCGGTCGGGATCATACTCGGCACCGGCCTCGGCCGCCTGGTCGACCACATCGACATCGAACACTCGATCGACTACTCGTCCATCCCGTCCTTTCCCGTCCCTACATTGGAGTTTCACGGCGGAAAATTAATCTTTGGTAAGATCGCCAACAAAAATGTCGTCGTAATGTCGGGTAGATTTCATCACTATGAGGGATATGATCACGCAAAGATAACGTTTCCGGTGCACGTGATGAAGGAGCTCGGGGTGAAGGTATTAATTGTGTCGAATGTGAGCGGATCGCTGAATCCGAGCTACCGGAAGTCCGAGCTCATGGCAATCACATCGCATATAAATCTCCATCTCAATACGCCACTAAGAGGATTACCACTGCCGGTGAACACAGTGAATGAGAATCCGTACTCGCAGGAGATGGTGAACCTGCTGGCAAAGATCGCGCTGATAAACAACATCGAGCTAAAGCGCGGGACATATGTAACGGTAACGGGACCAAATCTCGAGACAAAAGCAGAATACAGAATGCTGAGAATGATCGGAGGAGACGTGGTGGGAATGTCGACAGTGCCGGAAATATTAATTGCGGGGAGGCTGGGGATGATGGTCGTAGGAATATCCATCATCACGGACGAGGGATATCCCGATACGCTGAAGCCCGCTTTTCTGAAAGAGATACTCGAAGCGGCGGCTATCGGCGAGCCAAAGCTAACATTACTCACATTAAAATTCATAGAACAACTCGTACTATAA
- a CDS encoding DivIVA domain-containing protein — MNITSKDIRKRDFKKTLRGYDPNEVDAFLDTISSHFEKMMIENKNYQERIKALESDVEVYRENEQTLQKAIVKSQDLADEIVSNAKKKAELLNKEAELNVKNYKQSLEEEIIGKKQELEEIKLRNERLIEEVRNFIEEKLSDFEDFFKSHKIYKMELTSDFKFDDTEREEEGEDMGSKIKLSPGNPVSGPPENQTKPFDDNFEAK; from the coding sequence ATGAACATTACATCAAAAGACATACGGAAAAGAGATTTTAAAAAGACCCTGCGCGGGTACGACCCAAACGAGGTGGATGCCTTTCTGGATACTATCAGCTCGCATTTTGAGAAGATGATGATTGAGAATAAAAATTATCAGGAAAGGATAAAAGCGCTCGAATCTGATGTCGAGGTCTATCGCGAAAATGAACAAACCCTGCAAAAAGCTATCGTCAAATCACAGGACCTTGCCGACGAGATAGTCTCTAACGCAAAGAAAAAAGCCGAACTCCTTAATAAGGAAGCCGAGCTGAATGTAAAAAACTATAAACAGAGCCTCGAAGAAGAAATAATAGGCAAAAAGCAGGAGCTCGAAGAAATAAAGCTCCGCAACGAAAGGCTTATCGAAGAAGTGAGAAACTTCATCGAAGAAAAACTTTCCGACTTCGAAGACTTCTTCAAAAGCCACAAGATCTACAAAATGGAGCTTACCTCCGACTTTAAATTCGACGATACCGAGAGAGAAGAGGAAGGAGAAGATATGGGCAGTAAGATAAAGCTTAGCCCCGGTAATCCGGTTAGCGGACCCCCCGAAAACCAGACAAAGCCGTTTGATGATAATTTCGAAGCTAAATAA
- a CDS encoding YggS family pyridoxal phosphate-dependent enzyme: MSFENIKDNYSRLKKSIKDTCEKCGRHEDEIKLVAISKTFPASDIADLYELGHRDFGENKVQELGEKEKELREKDIYWHLVGHLQSNKVKFIVDYVSLIHSVDSIRLADEIQRRASKASKLIDILVQVNTSDEESKFGIEPGEVKVLCAEIGKLENVRLRGLMTIGKLTDDEKEIRENFRTLKNLFSELKPLNKDFKYLSMGMTSDYRIAIEEGSNMLRIGSAIFGERDYSNQ; the protein is encoded by the coding sequence ATGTCCTTTGAAAACATAAAAGATAATTATTCCCGTTTAAAGAAAAGTATTAAAGACACGTGTGAAAAATGCGGGAGACACGAGGATGAGATAAAACTTGTTGCGATCAGCAAGACATTTCCCGCTAGCGACATAGCCGATCTGTATGAACTCGGTCACAGGGACTTCGGTGAAAATAAAGTTCAGGAGCTTGGTGAAAAAGAAAAAGAGTTAAGGGAAAAAGATATTTACTGGCACCTGGTCGGACATCTTCAGTCTAATAAAGTAAAGTTCATCGTAGATTACGTTAGCCTTATACATTCAGTGGACAGCATCAGGCTTGCCGATGAAATACAAAGACGCGCTTCTAAAGCAAGCAAGCTGATAGATATACTTGTCCAGGTTAATACCAGCGACGAGGAATCCAAATTCGGAATAGAACCGGGTGAAGTAAAAGTCCTCTGTGCTGAAATCGGAAAACTTGAGAATGTGAGACTGAGAGGCTTGATGACAATTGGAAAATTAACCGACGACGAAAAAGAAATACGGGAAAATTTCCGCACCTTGAAAAACCTCTTCAGCGAATTGAAGCCCTTGAATAAAGATTTTAAATACCTCTCTATGGGAATGACCTCGGATTACCGTATCGCCATAGAAGAGGGCTCTAATATGCTCCGTATTGGGAGCGCTATTTTTGGAGAAAGAGATTACAGTAACCAATAA
- a CDS encoding helix-turn-helix domain-containing protein, whose translation MLKDFANDLKLQREKLKISLPEISAQTRINEVFLRNLENGDFSFQQEIYIRAFIKEYANAVELDPAEVIKDYDLAKRGEYKSKFATEEKKEPEKEKKEDKADEKKSVAEKETKSEDKKETEKEVKKEDKKEPEEKEVQKKTEEPPVEKSNRKKRVRITPDKPPEPDPITTSKEIKPETEPVPPSVKKLKSIDNGGDKVQPSVLKGIGLFFLSVLILIGLYYMVKAVFLDGGNENGSEIVRQKFDDVVKENERKILGKRTEEEIRDSIRKAEEEQQRLIQQNLDTMVLKIVSIRSGSVIVVEDSTNIENPEKISFTGNQEGEWRATRSFLITSPNTSAFTVELNGQKIDIKEKTVKNYLISRENLKDTTKTGDQTNNK comes from the coding sequence ATGCTCAAAGATTTTGCAAACGATCTAAAGCTACAACGAGAAAAACTTAAAATCTCCCTTCCCGAAATATCTGCACAAACAAGAATTAACGAAGTTTTCCTAAGGAACCTTGAAAACGGCGATTTTTCATTTCAGCAGGAAATATACATACGCGCCTTTATCAAGGAATACGCAAACGCAGTGGAACTAGATCCCGCTGAAGTGATTAAAGATTATGACCTGGCAAAAAGAGGAGAATATAAATCCAAGTTTGCCACCGAAGAAAAGAAGGAACCGGAGAAAGAGAAAAAGGAAGACAAAGCAGATGAAAAGAAATCGGTTGCAGAAAAAGAAACGAAGAGTGAAGATAAAAAGGAAACGGAAAAAGAAGTAAAGAAGGAAGATAAAAAAGAGCCGGAGGAGAAAGAAGTTCAAAAGAAAACAGAAGAACCACCGGTAGAAAAATCAAACAGGAAAAAGCGAGTACGAATCACTCCCGATAAACCACCGGAACCCGACCCAATAACAACTTCAAAAGAAATTAAACCTGAAACCGAACCTGTTCCTCCGTCTGTAAAAAAATTAAAGTCGATAGATAACGGAGGCGATAAAGTTCAGCCGTCTGTGCTAAAGGGTATAGGTTTATTTTTTCTTTCAGTATTAATCCTCATCGGTCTATATTATATGGTAAAGGCAGTGTTTCTGGATGGCGGAAATGAAAACGGGTCCGAAATAGTGAGACAAAAATTTGATGACGTGGTAAAGGAAAACGAAAGAAAGATACTCGGTAAAAGGACAGAGGAAGAGATAAGGGATTCTATCAGGAAAGCGGAAGAAGAACAGCAAAGACTTATTCAGCAGAATCTGGATACAATGGTTTTGAAAATAGTAAGTATCAGGTCAGGATCGGTTATTGTAGTGGAAGATTCCACGAATATCGAAAATCCCGAGAAGATCTCATTTACTGGTAACCAGGAAGGAGAATGGAGAGCCACAAGGTCATTCCTTATTACATCTCCCAACACCTCGGCTTTTACAGTTGAACTAAACGGGCAGAAAATTGATATTAAGGAGAAAACTGTAAAGAACTATCTGATCTCCAGAGAGAATCTAAAAGATACGACTAAAACGGGAGATCAAACCAATAACAAGTAA